In one window of Dioscorea cayenensis subsp. rotundata cultivar TDr96_F1 unplaced genomic scaffold, TDr96_F1_v2_PseudoChromosome.rev07_lg8_w22 25.fasta BLBR01000411.1, whole genome shotgun sequence DNA:
- the LOC120254294 gene encoding geminivirus-like replication protein produces the protein MPLPQKRFRINAKNLFLTYPKCSLAKEFALEKLRAVILPSNKKFIRVARELHEDESPHSHVLIQLQGRAKVTNSRIFDIVSPNSSVVFHPNIQSAKSSKDVKAYIEKGGDYVDWGTFQEESRKTRNGKKSLNDVYDEALHTGSAEDALNIIRRNDPRIFSLQYHNLRANYERLFYKPSDPYISFWAYSSFNATRLRNEWLEHNFQINDAAQPCGDIIIQREDRIRPISLILEGPSRIGKTAWARSLGKHNYICGHLDFNPATYQQDVLYNVIGDVSTVYLRLKHWRELIGCQRDWQTNCKYGKPIRIKGGIPPIILCNPGSDSSYKEYLDKNENMGLRDWTLKNAKFEFIHEPLFNTAQAQDSNTSYSSGCSL, from the coding sequence ATGCCACTCCCTCAAAAAAGGTTTAGGATCAATGCAAAAAATCTGTTTCTCACTTATCCTAAATGTTCATTAGCAAAAGAGTTCGCATTAGAAAAGCTGAGAGCTGTTATTCTCCCAAGCAACAAAAAGTTCATCAGGGTTGCAAGAGAGTTACATGAAGACGAAAGTCCACATTCACATGTATTAATACAATTACAAGGAAGGGCAAAGGTAACAAATTCAAgaatatttgatattgtttCTCCCAACTCCTCTGTTGTTTTTCATCCCAATATACAGTCTGCAAAGTCTAGTAAAGACGTCAAAGCATACATTGAAAAGGGCGGTGACTATGTGGACTGGGGCACATTCCAGGAAGAATccagaaaaacaagaaatggaaaaaaatcattgaatgATGTGTATGATGAGGCTCTGCATACGGGTTCGGCAGAGGATGCATTGAACATTATAAGAAGGAATGATCCTAGAATATTCTCACTTCAGTATCACAATTTAAGGGCAAATTATGAAAGATTATTTTACAAACCAAGTGATCCATACATTTCTTTCTGGGCATACTCATCATTTAATGCAACCAGGCTTAGGAATGAGTGGCTTGAGCATAATTTTCAGATTAATGATGCTGCGCAGCCATGTGGGGATATAATTATACAAAGGGAAGATCGTATTAGGCCCATTAGTCTGATTCTTGAAGGCCCAAGTCGTATTGGTAAAACTGCTTGGGCTCGTTCGCTGGGTAAACACAATTATATCTGTGGGCATCTGGATTTCAATCCAGCAACTTATCAACAAGATGTTCTATATAATGTAATTGGTGATGTATCTACTGTGTATCTACGTCTGAAGCACTGGAGAGAACTCATAGGTTGCCAAAGAGACTGGCAGACAAATTGCAAATATGGTAAACCAATACGTATTAAAGGTGGAATACCGCCTATTATCTTGTGTAACCCGGGTAGTGATTCAAGCTACAAAGAATACCtggacaaaaatgaaaacatgggTCTGCGTGATTGGACCTTGAAGAATGCCAAGTTTGAGTTCATACACGAGCCTCTTTTCAACACGGCCCAAGCCCAAGACAGCAATACTAGTTATTCATCTGGTTGTTCGCTCTGA